One Pullulanibacillus sp. KACC 23026 DNA segment encodes these proteins:
- a CDS encoding dienelactone hydrolase family protein, whose translation MMAEVLLLHHVLGRTKGIEAIADQLREAGHTVHVPDLFDGRIFSTLEEGLVFVKEIGFEEVSARGVRAASELSRDVVYAGFSLGVPAAQQLAQTREGARGALFFHACLPTSAFESEWPTDLPVQVHAMSEDPFFVEDGDINAARDLVASANQAELFLYEGKEHLFTDSSLPCYDADATKLVVKRVLDFLA comes from the coding sequence ATGATGGCAGAAGTTTTGTTGTTGCACCATGTTTTAGGCCGAACGAAGGGGATTGAAGCCATTGCCGATCAACTGAGAGAGGCGGGGCATACTGTGCACGTGCCAGATTTATTTGACGGCCGCATATTTTCCACGCTGGAGGAAGGCTTGGTATTTGTTAAGGAAATTGGATTTGAAGAAGTGAGCGCGCGCGGTGTTCGGGCAGCCAGTGAGCTTTCACGCGATGTCGTCTATGCTGGTTTTTCACTCGGTGTCCCGGCAGCGCAGCAGCTCGCCCAAACTCGTGAAGGAGCCAGAGGTGCCCTGTTTTTTCATGCCTGCCTCCCGACTTCTGCGTTTGAATCTGAGTGGCCGACCGACTTGCCCGTGCAGGTTCACGCCATGAGTGAAGATCCTTTTTTCGTTGAAGACGGCGATATCAACGCGGCCCGTGATCTTGTGGCGTCTGCCAATCAAGCTGAACTTTTTCTGTACGAAGGCAAGGAACATCTCTTTACCGACAGCAGTTTGCCGTGTTACGATGCTGACGCGACGAAACTTGTGGTCAAGCGGGTTCTCGACTTTCTCGCATAA
- a CDS encoding PTS ascorbate transporter subunit IIC, translated as MNGLLNFIVSVATTPALLVGLIAMLGLILQKKPATAVIQGTVKTFAGFLVLVGGAGILVNSLTPFATMFQHAFHVTGIVPTNEGVVALALVKFGTPTALIMLVGMVVNILLARFTRFKYIFLTGQAMLYVSCMAAVILVSAGLGDSWITILLGGLFEGTMLTVTPALCQPFMRKITGTDNVAMGHTGNIGYAFSGWIGKVFGNPDPEKSTEKLNIPKSLGFLRDSTVSISLVMAVVYILLVIAAGPHFVETKLSSGTNYIIFAIVQAGTFAAGFVVVLQGVRMILAEIVPAFQGIAQKLVPNSKPALDVPIIFPYAPNAVLIGFFVSFITGTLSMFAMLALGTTVIIPGVVGHFFCGAAAGIYGNSTGGRRGAVLGSFFNGLLISWLPLFIIPALGSFGAGASATFADTDYLIPGIVVGNIGKLGVGALTTLIVGFTIVVIIFSMVLNARDKKKSYNQMGAA; from the coding sequence ATGAATGGGTTACTTAATTTTATAGTTTCTGTTGCAACAACACCCGCGCTTTTGGTAGGGTTGATTGCAATGCTTGGTCTTATATTGCAGAAAAAGCCAGCGACAGCTGTGATTCAAGGAACGGTTAAAACCTTTGCGGGTTTTCTGGTACTTGTGGGTGGTGCGGGGATTTTGGTTAACTCGCTGACACCATTTGCGACTATGTTCCAACATGCTTTTCACGTAACTGGGATTGTTCCGACTAACGAGGGTGTTGTTGCCCTTGCTTTGGTGAAATTTGGTACACCAACGGCTTTGATTATGCTGGTCGGTATGGTGGTCAATATTCTTTTGGCTCGTTTCACACGTTTTAAATATATCTTTTTGACGGGTCAAGCGATGCTTTATGTGTCTTGTATGGCTGCGGTTATTCTTGTGTCGGCAGGTTTGGGAGATTCTTGGATTACTATTCTGTTGGGCGGACTTTTTGAAGGGACTATGCTCACGGTTACACCTGCGCTCTGTCAACCGTTTATGCGTAAAATCACGGGCACTGACAATGTAGCGATGGGGCATACAGGGAATATCGGTTATGCATTCTCAGGTTGGATTGGGAAAGTCTTTGGTAATCCAGATCCAGAAAAGTCAACAGAAAAGTTAAATATTCCAAAGAGCCTTGGATTCTTACGTGATTCAACGGTTTCAATCTCGCTTGTGATGGCTGTGGTTTACATTTTACTGGTAATTGCTGCTGGCCCTCACTTTGTAGAAACTAAACTTTCTAGTGGTACGAACTATATTATCTTTGCCATCGTACAAGCAGGAACATTTGCTGCCGGTTTTGTAGTGGTGCTTCAAGGGGTTCGGATGATTTTGGCTGAAATTGTGCCAGCTTTTCAAGGGATTGCTCAAAAATTGGTGCCAAATTCAAAACCAGCACTTGATGTACCAATCATCTTTCCATATGCTCCAAATGCAGTGTTGATTGGTTTCTTTGTTTCTTTCATTACAGGGACTCTGTCTATGTTTGCGATGCTCGCTTTGGGAACGACGGTGATTATTCCTGGTGTCGTTGGGCATTTCTTCTGTGGTGCTGCTGCTGGGATTTATGGGAATTCTACGGGTGGTCGTCGAGGTGCGGTGCTCGGATCATTCTTTAATGGTTTGCTGATTTCTTGGTTACCACTCTTTATCATTCCGGCTTTGGGTTCGTTTGGAGCTGGTGCTTCGGCTACTTTTGCGGACACGGACTATCTGATTCCGGGTATTGTTGTGGGGAATATAGGTAAATTGGGTGTGGGTGCTTTGACTACCCTTATTGTAGGTTTTACTATTGTGGTTATTATTTTCAGCATGGTACTCAATGCTCGAGATAAAAAAAAATCATATAATCAAATGGGTGCTGCTTAA
- a CDS encoding GNAT family N-acetyltransferase yields MISVVSMNLEEAYKIRDIDRSETIELIYQCIEGELKETKVLHECPNWDEDHYKEIISRYEYEVSSGGAAYGAFDGDRLVGFAVLEHKFRGKDNDQLQIDLMYVTREYRRQGIGSKIFEALSREAAKRGARQLYISATETESAVKFYSNHGSSITPNVDTELFEKEPNDVHMIKIL; encoded by the coding sequence ATGATTTCAGTTGTCTCTATGAATCTAGAGGAAGCTTATAAGATTCGTGATATTGATCGTTCAGAAACGATTGAGCTGATTTACCAGTGTATTGAAGGTGAACTTAAGGAGACAAAAGTGCTGCACGAATGTCCAAATTGGGATGAGGATCACTATAAGGAAATTATTTCAAGGTATGAATATGAAGTTAGTAGCGGTGGGGCTGCATATGGTGCTTTTGATGGAGATAGATTAGTTGGATTTGCTGTCCTTGAACACAAATTCAGGGGTAAAGACAATGATCAACTTCAAATAGATCTTATGTATGTAACAAGGGAATATCGAAGACAAGGCATTGGGAGCAAAATTTTTGAAGCATTAAGTAGAGAAGCAGCCAAAAGAGGAGCTAGACAATTGTACATATCAGCTACTGAAACTGAATCAGCGGTTAAGTTTTATTCAAATCATGGTTCTTCCATTACGCCTAATGTGGACACTGAACTTTTTGAAAAAGAACCAAACGACGTTCATATGATAAAAATTTTATAA
- a CDS encoding PTS sugar transporter subunit IIA codes for MIDYDLDIILFSDQSFWKLNRALEATKLDRNTFQRKIEEVNDKLEKSGIRTLEYKNEVLAIPKKIQNFEEVRFSIDKSKFILSESKRQALIYLLVFSELKQTSVNDFQDLLEVSRNTILSDIKKLRILLQNQKIKIEYSRKRGFYLDSDEVTLRQKAWYFLQKLSAQDEFYVLSKFLNQNQPLSIFEISQELRALMQKMELEVVHSRYIPMILYVGVLKSRAVKHPSDNEEELFKALIIGMSDGKGSLGNVDFLYRVAFNIMENVMKLAAVEFEDFTKTFLALLSHLIPAYFRLKNHFELENVLLERIKKKYHSLFLLMDSALVPLKELVGEISESELAYFVILFGGEIYKNKYSGKPVRAIVLCMNGISSSLIMKKRLENLFPSMEFILSTSVSHFEKLPKNSYDVIFSTVPVKSDKKVYLMSIFPEMEEENELYNQLLKDFNLPGFVKPSAQKILKAIEPYITIKAPMAKKDLLRIIDKKLNNNRKEGGISGVMLSDLLTKDKIKFTNQTLGWKEAIELTAQPMIEKKEIEEQYITAILNKVEEFGPYVDLGSGIALPHARPEDGVNQLGMSFLKCEHPVYLMDDPKHEIKIFIVLAAIDNETHLRALSTLAKILSNKEQLELLLTATTVEEIEQILLTEEGEK; via the coding sequence ATGATAGATTATGATTTAGATATCATCCTTTTTTCAGATCAATCTTTCTGGAAGCTGAATAGAGCTTTGGAAGCAACAAAACTTGATCGAAATACTTTCCAGAGGAAAATCGAGGAGGTTAATGACAAACTAGAAAAATCAGGTATAAGGACACTTGAGTATAAAAATGAAGTGCTCGCTATACCAAAAAAAATACAAAATTTTGAAGAAGTACGTTTTTCTATTGATAAAAGTAAATTTATACTTTCAGAGTCTAAAAGACAGGCATTGATATATCTTCTAGTTTTTTCTGAGCTAAAGCAGACTTCGGTCAATGATTTTCAAGATTTATTGGAGGTCAGCCGAAATACGATTTTGAGTGATATCAAAAAGTTGAGAATTTTATTGCAAAATCAAAAAATAAAGATAGAGTATTCTCGCAAAAGGGGATTCTATCTTGACTCTGATGAAGTCACACTTAGGCAGAAGGCGTGGTACTTTCTCCAAAAGCTGTCCGCACAAGATGAATTTTATGTTTTATCGAAATTTCTGAATCAAAATCAGCCATTGAGCATTTTTGAGATTAGCCAAGAACTTCGAGCATTAATGCAAAAGATGGAGCTGGAAGTAGTACATAGTCGCTATATCCCAATGATTCTTTATGTGGGTGTACTCAAATCTCGTGCTGTGAAACATCCATCCGACAACGAAGAAGAATTGTTCAAAGCATTAATTATTGGGATGTCGGATGGGAAAGGGAGCTTGGGTAATGTAGATTTTCTTTATCGTGTGGCTTTTAATATCATGGAAAACGTAATGAAGCTTGCAGCGGTGGAATTTGAAGACTTCACTAAGACCTTTTTGGCGTTACTTTCGCATCTGATTCCTGCCTATTTTAGACTAAAAAATCACTTTGAGCTTGAGAATGTCCTATTGGAGCGAATTAAAAAGAAATATCACTCGTTATTTTTACTCATGGATTCGGCACTTGTCCCATTGAAAGAATTGGTAGGGGAAATTTCTGAATCCGAGCTGGCGTATTTTGTCATCTTATTTGGTGGAGAAATCTATAAGAATAAGTACTCTGGAAAACCAGTGCGTGCCATTGTTCTATGTATGAATGGGATAAGCTCAAGCTTGATTATGAAAAAACGGCTGGAAAATTTGTTTCCCTCAATGGAATTTATCTTGAGCACGTCAGTTTCGCATTTTGAGAAATTACCTAAAAATTCTTATGATGTCATTTTTTCAACAGTGCCTGTCAAATCAGACAAAAAAGTCTATCTCATGTCCATTTTTCCGGAGATGGAGGAAGAAAATGAATTGTATAATCAGTTATTAAAGGACTTTAATCTCCCAGGCTTTGTGAAACCATCAGCTCAAAAAATACTAAAAGCTATAGAACCATACATCACGATAAAAGCTCCAATGGCTAAGAAAGATTTACTTAGAATCATTGATAAAAAGTTAAATAACAATAGAAAAGAAGGAGGAATCTCAGGAGTAATGCTTTCAGATTTATTAACTAAAGATAAAATAAAATTTACCAATCAAACGCTCGGCTGGAAAGAAGCGATTGAGCTTACTGCTCAACCAATGATTGAGAAAAAAGAGATTGAAGAGCAATATATTACAGCAATCCTAAACAAAGTGGAAGAGTTTGGTCCTTATGTTGACTTAGGGTCGGGGATTGCTTTGCCACATGCTAGGCCAGAAGATGGAGTCAATCAGTTGGGTATGTCATTTTTGAAATGCGAACATCCTGTATATCTAATGGACGATCCTAAGCATGAGATTAAGATTTTTATTGTATTAGCTGCGATTGATAATGAAACTCACCTTAGAGCTTTATCGACGCTCGCAAAAATTTTGTCCAACAAGGAACAGCTAGAACTGTTATTAACAGCGACTACTGTCGAAGAAATAGAACAAATACTTTTAACAGAAGAAGGAGAAAAATAG
- a CDS encoding PTS sugar transporter subunit IIB yields the protein MKFACVCQSGLGTSFMVQMNLQAILQEEGLDVNEFQLDHMDVGSATPEAADYFFVEATLVAALPNIPAEKIVPLASIIDKDVAREALNGVLDRHGINHG from the coding sequence ATGAAATTTGCATGTGTATGTCAATCAGGTCTTGGCACAAGTTTCATGGTTCAAATGAATCTGCAGGCGATTTTACAAGAAGAAGGTTTGGATGTGAATGAATTTCAACTGGATCACATGGATGTAGGTTCAGCTACACCAGAGGCTGCGGATTACTTTTTTGTAGAAGCAACTTTGGTGGCGGCTTTACCTAATATTCCAGCAGAAAAAATTGTGCCATTGGCATCAATTATTGACAAAGATGTCGCACGTGAAGCATTGAATGGTGTGCTGGATCGTCATGGGATTAACCATGGTTAA
- a CDS encoding NUDIX hydrolase, which yields MSRENIILVVSVSIFKDDKVLIIKEDKPIAINKWNFPGGRIEYGEDILDSAKREVKEETGFDVSLINTTGVYNFNSITDNQVILFHFTAEIVGGTLKLEEEEIVDSKWIKLNELSKMEDKDLREPHVIRQIIESLLNDKLHSTCIFKKQLL from the coding sequence TTGAGCCGTGAAAATATTATTTTAGTGGTTAGTGTCTCAATATTTAAAGATGACAAAGTATTAATCATAAAGGAAGATAAGCCAATTGCAATTAATAAGTGGAATTTTCCAGGCGGTCGAATTGAATACGGTGAAGACATTCTGGATTCTGCAAAAAGAGAAGTAAAAGAGGAAACAGGTTTTGACGTAAGCCTAATAAATACGACTGGTGTATATAATTTTAACAGTATTACAGATAACCAAGTAATATTATTTCATTTTACTGCTGAGATCGTTGGAGGAACCTTAAAGCTTGAAGAAGAAGAGATAGTCGATAGCAAGTGGATAAAATTAAATGAACTTTCAAAGATGGAAGACAAGGATTTAAGAGAACCGCATGTGATAAGACAAATAATAGAAAGTCTATTAAATGATAAACTACACTCAACTTGTATCTTTAAAAAACAATTATTATAG
- a CDS encoding cold shock domain-containing protein → MVERRKGIVKWFKEEKGYGRIMLDGIDGNHVFVHFSEIISGNSYKSLKEGKKVVFDLIEIPNASDSQQLTAKNVEIIDDEHV, encoded by the coding sequence ATGGTGGAACGGAGAAAAGGAATAGTTAAATGGTTTAAAGAAGAGAAAGGTTATGGTCGAATCATGTTGGATGGGATAGATGGTAATCACGTATTCGTTCATTTCTCTGAGATAATATCGGGAAATAGTTATAAAAGCCTTAAAGAAGGGAAAAAAGTTGTTTTTGATTTAATTGAAATTCCTAACGCAAGTGACTCGCAGCAACTAACTGCTAAAAATGTAGAAATTATTGATGATGAACATGTATAA
- a CDS encoding phosphotransferase — translation MVDFQLIKKLCIESRLGEIVGVPIPISGGLLHKMYAVETNDGKYAIKILNPQIMIRPDAMNNYINSERIAKLVSKKVPAAPAKIINGDFVLKMDNHFYMVFDWVEGETLKTTSISCSHCEKIGSLLAEIHRTDFSELNIGNFRNNEPCIDWKYYIEKGQKSNNEWIEQLLEIVDKLYEWTSLAINAKRCLSANLVISHRDLDPKNVLWYKGGPVFIDWESAGYINPMQDLIETALYWSEDETGNVDKRRFFAFINGYKKGYGETKADWSMVLENGFLGKLGWLEYNLKRSLWIECSNEEEQKLGTTQVIGTIKEIRDYAEKISKLVNWLNNQD, via the coding sequence ATGGTTGATTTTCAATTGATTAAAAAGTTATGTATCGAGTCCAGACTCGGAGAAATAGTTGGTGTTCCAATACCAATATCAGGTGGTCTTTTGCATAAGATGTATGCGGTTGAAACGAATGATGGAAAATATGCCATTAAAATATTAAATCCTCAAATTATGATAAGACCTGATGCGATGAATAATTATATTAATTCAGAGAGAATTGCTAAATTGGTATCAAAGAAAGTACCTGCTGCACCAGCCAAAATAATTAATGGTGACTTTGTTTTAAAAATGGACAACCACTTTTATATGGTTTTCGATTGGGTAGAGGGTGAAACGCTTAAAACAACTTCAATTAGTTGTAGTCATTGTGAAAAGATAGGTTCTTTACTCGCTGAAATACATAGGACAGATTTTTCGGAGCTTAACATAGGAAATTTTAGAAACAATGAACCATGCATAGACTGGAAATATTACATTGAGAAGGGCCAAAAGAGTAATAATGAATGGATAGAACAGCTACTTGAAATTGTTGATAAACTTTATGAATGGACTTCATTAGCGATCAATGCCAAAAGATGCCTTTCAGCAAATTTAGTAATTAGTCATAGAGATTTAGATCCTAAAAATGTCTTATGGTATAAAGGTGGTCCCGTTTTTATTGATTGGGAGTCTGCTGGTTATATAAATCCTATGCAAGATTTAATTGAAACAGCTCTTTACTGGTCAGAAGATGAGACAGGTAATGTAGATAAAAGAAGATTCTTCGCTTTTATAAATGGATATAAAAAGGGATACGGAGAAACTAAGGCGGATTGGTCTATGGTATTAGAAAATGGCTTCTTAGGTAAATTAGGTTGGCTTGAATATAATTTAAAGCGTTCCTTGTGGATTGAATGTTCAAATGAAGAGGAGCAAAAGCTAGGGACGACACAAGTGATAGGAACAATAAAGGAAATTAGAGATTATGCGGAGAAGATCTCAAAGTTAGTTAATTGGCTTAATAATCAAGATTAA